From Weissella confusa, a single genomic window includes:
- a CDS encoding WxL domain-containing protein, whose translation MGLFIKRLSKTVMLTATLGLVMPVLPTTVFAATIPELATQTEIGSSKINLTTPGQMEKAFITGGDSTPFKNGQADLTQGLEQQFGSASFKYSIDVSQPFKFKGVLRTSTGGNAPGGGWFGPKPKRTGDAFGVMMAPVAPHEMGNGSRGGLLGIGKDPKTGTGFNNAHFWGIDFHYNQEWHDAPISTNNNSQYASFRETNANGDLQYYNPSYDQGMKVKLDKNGDDVEINWKPTTVTDTQVTGTLSSSAFKNQWSKTINVYRNMGFGVIAATGQDTSTMTVDMRSFELQLGTSNVTFKGVPAANTVDTSDFKAPVFSPAVKPALVGAHVTVLRDETAQADAAKDPNYDPDYVYLAPKVQGYELAGKNHANYLNFTIGNDVNTECDLTYEKTSDVTVKYQYAASRGQYFKQVTQSGYDGEAYTIDSPQQAGFTPAVKTVTGKFGDKKTVVVTYYPIYNRPLNPFNPKWEDPVTPVNPGDGSDVPTDASGQLTLDYASTFDFGKQKISALDQTYHATAQTFSDANHTGLTTPLYAQVTDLREQPGKWALQVKLGELKSQTSNTTLSQAYLEFKGAALASTDANQKGVTAMADQSATFGDTIQIMSADNVGVWGTWLTRFGGQNDFGTDCDGRKTNSGVSLVVPGTTAKAESYQANMNWMLMNVPGSIK comes from the coding sequence ATGGGACTATTCATCAAAAGGCTTTCTAAGACTGTCATGCTGACCGCCACGTTGGGGTTGGTGATGCCAGTTTTGCCAACAACAGTATTTGCAGCCACAATTCCAGAACTAGCCACACAAACGGAAATTGGTAGTTCGAAAATTAACTTAACCACTCCGGGACAAATGGAAAAGGCGTTTATCACAGGCGGTGACAGTACACCGTTTAAGAATGGACAAGCTGATTTAACCCAGGGCTTGGAACAACAATTTGGGTCAGCATCATTTAAGTATTCAATTGACGTTTCGCAACCGTTTAAGTTCAAGGGTGTGTTGCGCACTAGCACGGGCGGAAATGCTCCGGGAGGCGGTTGGTTTGGCCCCAAACCTAAGCGCACTGGAGATGCATTTGGTGTCATGATGGCACCTGTGGCGCCGCACGAAATGGGGAATGGATCACGAGGAGGATTATTGGGAATTGGAAAGGATCCAAAGACGGGAACGGGATTTAATAATGCCCATTTTTGGGGAATTGACTTTCACTATAATCAGGAATGGCATGATGCGCCGATTTCAACAAATAATAATTCGCAGTATGCCTCATTTCGAGAAACTAATGCTAATGGTGACCTGCAGTATTACAACCCATCATACGATCAAGGTATGAAGGTTAAGCTAGATAAAAATGGGGATGATGTAGAAATTAACTGGAAACCGACTACGGTTACGGATACGCAAGTAACGGGAACACTATCTTCATCGGCGTTTAAAAATCAATGGTCAAAAACAATTAACGTGTACCGCAACATGGGATTTGGAGTGATTGCAGCAACTGGGCAAGATACATCAACCATGACGGTTGATATGCGTTCGTTTGAATTGCAACTGGGAACCTCCAACGTGACGTTTAAGGGTGTGCCGGCAGCTAATACGGTCGATACATCAGATTTTAAGGCGCCTGTCTTTTCACCGGCAGTCAAGCCGGCGCTGGTTGGTGCGCATGTGACCGTTTTGAGAGACGAAACAGCGCAAGCGGATGCTGCGAAGGATCCTAATTACGACCCAGACTATGTTTACTTGGCGCCTAAAGTTCAGGGTTATGAGTTAGCTGGTAAAAACCATGCAAACTATCTTAACTTTACGATTGGTAACGATGTTAACACCGAATGTGATTTAACGTATGAGAAGACCAGTGATGTGACGGTTAAGTACCAGTATGCAGCCAGTCGCGGACAATACTTTAAGCAGGTAACGCAGTCTGGTTATGATGGTGAAGCATATACAATTGATTCGCCACAACAAGCTGGTTTTACGCCAGCTGTGAAAACCGTTACTGGAAAGTTCGGCGATAAAAAAACGGTGGTTGTCACGTACTACCCAATTTATAACCGACCATTAAATCCATTTAATCCAAAGTGGGAGGACCCGGTCACGCCGGTTAATCCTGGGGATGGGTCCGATGTTCCAACGGACGCAAGCGGTCAATTAACACTTGATTATGCCTCGACTTTTGATTTTGGAAAGCAAAAGATTAGTGCTTTAGACCAAACCTATCATGCGACCGCTCAGACTTTTAGCGATGCAAACCACACTGGGCTGACCACACCGTTGTATGCGCAAGTCACAGATTTACGTGAGCAACCAGGAAAGTGGGCGCTACAGGTAAAGCTAGGTGAGCTGAAAAGTCAAACATCAAATACAACACTGTCGCAAGCCTATTTAGAATTTAAAGGGGCAGCGTTAGCGTCGACTGATGCGAACCAGAAGGGTGTGACAGCAATGGCGGATCAATCAGCGACCTTTGGTGACACCATTCAAATTATGTCGGCTGACAATGTCGGTGTTTGGGGGACGTGGCTAACACGCTTTGGTGGTCAGAATGATTTCGGAACGGATTGTGATGGTCGCAAAACGAATAGTGGTGTTTCGCTAGTTGTACCAGGAACGACCGCTAAGGCTGAATCCTATCAAGCCAATATGAACTGGATGTTAATGAACGTGCCAGGATCGATTAAATAA
- a CDS encoding UDP-N-acetylglucosamine 1-carboxyvinyltransferase: MKKLVIHGGRRLSGEVTVGGAKNSTVALIPAAILAETPVKFDSVPDILDVYNLQVILESMNVKSTFVGGELMIDPTDIVEAELPSTAIKSLRASYYFMGSLLGRFGRATVTFPGGDNIGPRPIDQHIKGFEALGATVREENDTVYITAENGLKGARIFLDMVSVGATMNIILAAVHAEGTTILENAAREPEIIDLATFLNNMGAQIRGAGTDVIRITGVPKLESKNTHTIIPDRIEAGTYLALAAAQGDGVLVKNIIPEHLESFTAKMIEMGVDLDVREDSIFVPKVENLKPIHIKTAPFPGFATDLQQPITPLLTLAEGESIISETIYPERTRHIPELQKLGVAIENPEYGVITVANSNNFHGASVAAAEIRAGAALVTAGLMADGITEVTNAEHVLRGYDHIIHKLTMLNADIQIAED; this comes from the coding sequence ATGAAGAAGTTGGTTATCCATGGTGGACGCCGACTCAGTGGTGAAGTGACAGTTGGAGGCGCAAAGAACTCTACTGTTGCCTTGATTCCAGCTGCAATTTTGGCTGAGACACCAGTGAAGTTTGACAGTGTGCCAGATATTCTAGATGTATACAATTTGCAAGTTATCTTGGAGTCAATGAACGTTAAGTCTACTTTTGTAGGCGGCGAATTGATGATTGACCCAACTGATATTGTTGAGGCGGAGTTGCCATCTACGGCAATTAAGTCTTTGCGTGCCTCATACTACTTTATGGGATCTCTATTGGGTCGCTTTGGCCGCGCAACGGTAACGTTCCCAGGTGGTGATAATATTGGACCTCGTCCAATTGACCAACACATCAAGGGGTTTGAAGCCTTGGGTGCAACGGTACGTGAAGAAAACGATACGGTTTACATCACGGCTGAAAACGGTTTGAAGGGTGCTCGCATCTTCTTGGACATGGTCTCAGTTGGTGCCACGATGAACATCATTTTGGCTGCTGTACACGCAGAAGGCACGACCATTTTGGAAAATGCCGCACGTGAGCCAGAAATCATCGACTTGGCAACGTTCTTGAACAACATGGGTGCACAAATCCGCGGTGCTGGAACGGACGTTATTCGTATTACGGGTGTGCCTAAGTTGGAATCAAAGAATACCCACACGATTATTCCTGACCGTATTGAGGCAGGAACTTATTTGGCATTGGCTGCCGCGCAAGGTGATGGTGTTTTGGTTAAGAACATTATTCCGGAGCACTTGGAGTCATTTACGGCTAAGATGATTGAAATGGGTGTGGACTTGGATGTTCGTGAAGACAGCATCTTTGTGCCAAAGGTTGAAAACCTTAAGCCAATCCACATTAAGACGGCACCGTTCCCTGGATTCGCTACTGACTTGCAACAACCAATTACGCCACTTTTGACATTGGCTGAGGGTGAGAGCATTATTTCAGAGACGATTTATCCAGAGCGTACGCGTCACATTCCAGAGCTTCAAAAGCTTGGGGTAGCGATTGAGAATCCTGAGTACGGTGTTATTACTGTTGCTAACAGCAATAACTTCCACGGCGCAAGCGTTGCCGCGGCTGAGATTCGTGCCGGCGCTGCGTTGGTGACGGCTGGATTGATGGCTGATGGTATCACTGAAGTGACAAATGCTGAGCACGTTTTGCGTGGATATGATCACATTATCCACAAGCTAACGATGTTGAATGCGGATATCCAAATAGCAGAAGATTAA